The Bacillota bacterium genome has a window encoding:
- a CDS encoding 3-isopropylmalate dehydratase small subunit, translating to MIAGRAWKFGDDISTDLIAPGRYFHLRSNMEEFAKHVFEDANPDFATEVKAGDFVVAGKNFGLGSSREHAPLLIKMAGVSAIIAKSVARIFFRNAINLGLPVLICDTDSIEEGAQLEADLVKGILRVIPDGQPITFTALPDVMLKILNDGGLIDHMKKHKGFALSD from the coding sequence ATTATCGCAGGAAGGGCCTGGAAGTTCGGCGACGACATCAGCACAGATCTTATTGCACCTGGTAGGTATTTCCACCTGAGATCCAATATGGAGGAGTTCGCCAAGCACGTTTTCGAGGACGCGAACCCCGATTTCGCCACGGAGGTGAAGGCGGGAGACTTCGTGGTAGCCGGCAAGAATTTTGGGCTTGGGTCAAGTCGAGAGCATGCACCGCTATTGATCAAAATGGCTGGAGTGAGTGCCATTATTGCCAAATCCGTGGCCAGGATATTCTTCAGAAACGCCATCAACCTCGGGCTTCCCGTGTTGATATGCGACACTGATTCCATAGAGGAAGGGGCTCAGTTAGAGGCGGACCTGGTAAAGGGGATCCTGAGAGTGATACCCGATGGGCAACCCATCACTTTTACGGCTCTTCCAGACGTCATGCTAAAAATACTGAACGATGGCGGGCTCATTGATCACATGAAGAAACACAAGGGTTTCGCGCTGAGCGACTAA
- a CDS encoding 3-isopropylmalate dehydratase large subunit has product MAGTLAERIIERKVGRKVTPGEIVVVEVDLCYLQDGTGPLTVRQMAKLGEEAIWDSSKAAVFIDHASPSCHKALSNDHALLRKFAKRTGVRLYDVGDGICHQLACEELIKPAQIVIGADSHTCMGGALGALSTGMGSTDVAVILAHGKTWLRVPETLRVRVTGAFSDGVFAKDLMLHLIGMIGADGATYKSLEFCGSGVNHLTMEDRLTIANMAVECGAKAGLFPSDEITERYLASMGRKEDYAPLSSEECPVDQEIEVNLAELGPTIAVPHTVDSAKPIDEVAGIPIDQVVVGTCTNGREGDLATLARFLKGKRVHPNTRLLVIPASRRVYLNAVTDGIVEVLLQAGAAVISPTCGPCLGLHAGILGDGEKCLSTQNRNFKGRMGNPESEVYLASPAVAAVTAINGRISDPREVK; this is encoded by the coding sequence GTGGCTGGTACATTGGCTGAAAGGATCATAGAACGAAAGGTTGGTCGCAAGGTTACACCCGGGGAAATAGTTGTAGTGGAAGTGGATCTCTGCTACCTACAAGACGGAACTGGGCCTCTCACGGTTAGGCAAATGGCCAAACTCGGGGAAGAGGCAATTTGGGACTCATCCAAGGCAGCAGTGTTTATAGACCACGCGTCTCCTAGCTGTCACAAGGCCCTCTCCAACGACCACGCCCTCCTGAGAAAGTTCGCCAAGAGGACCGGAGTCCGGCTATATGACGTTGGCGATGGTATTTGCCACCAACTGGCATGCGAAGAACTGATCAAGCCAGCACAGATTGTGATAGGGGCAGACTCGCACACCTGCATGGGTGGTGCGTTAGGTGCCCTTTCTACGGGCATGGGTTCCACGGATGTTGCCGTTATCCTGGCACATGGGAAGACTTGGCTCAGGGTGCCCGAGACCCTGCGGGTAAGAGTGACTGGTGCTTTTTCCGACGGAGTTTTTGCCAAGGACCTTATGCTTCATCTCATAGGTATGATCGGGGCAGACGGTGCCACGTACAAGTCTCTGGAATTCTGCGGGTCAGGGGTTAATCACCTGACCATGGAGGACCGGCTTACCATCGCTAACATGGCAGTGGAATGTGGAGCCAAGGCGGGTCTGTTTCCTTCAGACGAAATAACCGAGCGATACTTAGCGTCAATGGGGCGAAAAGAAGACTACGCTCCGCTCTCATCCGAAGAGTGTCCTGTCGATCAGGAGATAGAAGTCAACCTAGCTGAACTGGGGCCCACAATCGCGGTTCCTCATACCGTAGACAGTGCCAAACCCATAGATGAGGTTGCTGGAATACCCATTGACCAAGTAGTGGTAGGTACCTGCACAAATGGAAGGGAAGGAGATCTTGCCACATTGGCTCGCTTTCTCAAGGGCAAGAGAGTCCATCCAAACACAAGGTTGCTTGTCATCCCGGCCTCCAGACGCGTCTACCTCAATGCTGTAACCGATGGCATAGTTGAGGTCCTGCTACAGGCAGGTGCTGCAGTAATATCTCCCACATGTGGACCCTGTCTAGGGCTTCACGCGGGCATTCTCGGAGATGGCGAAAAGTGCTTGAGTACCCAGAACAGAAACTTCAAGGGGCGAATGGGCAATCCAGAATCTGAGGTATACTTGGCGTCTCCAGCAGTGGCCGCGGTAACAGCCATTAATGGACGGATTTCAGACCCCAGGGAGGTGAAGTAG